A region from the Hordeum vulgare subsp. vulgare unplaced genomic scaffold, MorexV3_pseudomolecules_assembly, whole genome shotgun sequence genome encodes:
- the LOC123418981 gene encoding uncharacterized protein LOC123418981, with the protein MAVVMKVGAWGAPDGSPQDINAESRPQRLESITIYSVESPGVCGIKGFSFKYVDQQGSSVKSAIWGSNSGNPNTIEMREGEQLKLVGGTFDNEGIGSLTLETNTTKHKTYGYPVQGGEFSLPLPQGKGELVAFFGRSDVTLKALGVYVKGSPAKVGKWGAKSGAPRDIRPDADPCKLESFTIHSSERIHGFSFTYLTKSDQAISVPLWGKKAGEEHTIFMNQSEYVSSITGAYDTYGITFLNFDTNQGASHTFGRNPSAGTKTFSVPLPDNGALDDAAAVAFFGSSGDRLVAIGTYVGVAPE; encoded by the exons ATGGCG GTTGTGATGAAGGTTGGTGCATGGGGTGCACCAGACGGATCCCCTCAGGATATCAACGCCGAAAGCAGGCCCCAACGCCTAGAGAGCATCACCATCTATAGCGTCGAATCTCCTGGGGTATGCGGCATCAAAGGTTTCTCCTTCAAATACGTGGACCAGCAGGGGAGCAGCGTCAAGAGCGCCATCTGGGGCAGCAACAGCGGGAATCCCAACACCATTGAAATGAGGGAAGGCGAGCAGCTCAAGCTCGTGGGCGGCACCTTCGACAATGAGGGCATCGGATCGCTCACGCTAGAAACGAACACGACCAAGCACAAGACCTACGGGTATCCGGTGCAGGGAGGCGAGTTCAGCTTGCCGCTGCCGCAGGGGAAAGGCGAGTTGGTCGCCTTCTTTGGCCGCTCAGACGTGACCCTCAAGGCGTTGGGCGTCTACGTGAAAGGCTCGCCCGCCAAGGTCGGTAAGTGGGGCGCCAAAAGCGGCGCACCACGGGACATCAGGCCAGATGCCGATCCGTGCAAGCTGGAGAGCTTCACCATCCACAGCAGCGAGCGCATCCATGGCTTCTCCTTCACCTACCTTACCAAGAGTGACCAGGCCATTAGTGTCCCCCTCTGGGGCAAGAAAGCTGGAGAGGAGCATACC ATTTTCATGAACCAAAGCGAGTACGTGAGCAGCATCACCGGCGCTTACGACACCTATGGCATCACCTTCCTCAATTTCGACACCAACCAGGGGGCTTCGCACACGTTCGGGCGCAACCCATCTGCAGGGACTAAGACCTTTAGCGTGCCGCTGCCGGACAACGGTGCACTGGATGATGCGGCCGCGGTCGCCTTCTTCGGCAGCTCCGGGGATAGGCTCGTCGCCATCGGCACCTACGTCGGGGTCGCGCCCGAATGA